A portion of the Bacteroides faecium genome contains these proteins:
- a CDS encoding polysaccharide pyruvyl transferase family protein encodes MNVAIITLQPYANMGGVLQAYALQKVVKDMGHKCYQLCWWTIPYPKAKLLQQSLVQCMNLLPKGVQKWMYYRLPDAINRPLSKAVISKNTYQFIYKYVSYYPKPISKLLATDFDAFITGSDQLWRYFERTFDWRTFLDFTQDWDVTRLSYAASFGKDNIDDYPKAYKEEVKVLLKKYKAISVREKSGIAICKDDLGVNAIQLIDPTLLLMADDYRKLVAAYKKTLTTYKGLMCYVLDESESVNKLVEKISNAKGLESFHTNSNIDDKSLPPFERIQMPVEQWLKSFDDADCVITDSFHACVFSIIFHKPFLVIGNKQRGMARFESLLELFDLQYCLVDEDQIDNVQMPVIDYAAVGTKLRTLQVAAFEYLKNNLIK; translated from the coding sequence ATGAATGTTGCAATTATAACTTTGCAGCCGTATGCGAATATGGGCGGTGTTCTGCAAGCATACGCTTTACAGAAAGTAGTGAAAGATATGGGACACAAGTGTTACCAACTGTGTTGGTGGACTATACCTTACCCCAAGGCAAAACTGCTTCAGCAATCTTTAGTACAATGTATGAATTTGCTTCCTAAAGGTGTGCAGAAATGGATGTATTATCGATTGCCGGATGCTATTAATCGTCCGTTAAGTAAGGCTGTTATCTCAAAAAATACCTATCAGTTTATTTATAAGTATGTGAGCTACTATCCTAAACCGATATCTAAACTATTAGCAACGGATTTTGATGCCTTTATCACTGGCTCTGACCAATTATGGCGATACTTTGAACGTACTTTTGACTGGCGTACTTTTCTTGATTTTACCCAAGACTGGGATGTGACTCGACTTTCGTATGCGGCTTCGTTTGGCAAAGACAATATTGATGATTATCCGAAAGCCTATAAAGAGGAGGTTAAAGTACTTTTGAAAAAATATAAAGCGATATCTGTTCGGGAGAAGTCAGGTATAGCTATTTGCAAAGATGACTTGGGCGTGAATGCTATTCAGTTGATTGACCCCACTCTATTGTTGATGGCTGATGATTATCGGAAATTGGTAGCTGCGTATAAAAAAACGCTTACTACCTATAAAGGTTTGATGTGTTATGTACTGGATGAGAGTGAATCGGTAAACAAATTAGTAGAAAAAATATCGAATGCAAAGGGGCTTGAAAGTTTTCATACTAATTCAAATATTGATGATAAATCATTGCCTCCTTTCGAAAGAATACAAATGCCTGTAGAACAATGGTTAAAATCGTTCGATGATGCAGATTGTGTTATTACGGATAGTTTTCATGCTTGTGTGTTTAGTATCATTTTTCATAAGCCTTTCTTGGTGATTGGCAATAAGCAACGAGGTATGGCTCGTTTTGAGAGCTTGTTGGAACTGTTCGACCTTCAGTATTGTTTGGTCGACGAAGATCAGATTGATAATGTTCAAATGCCTGTCATTGATTATGCAGCCGTGGGTACAAAATTAAGAACCTTACAAGTAGCTGCATTCGAATATCTTAAGAATAATCTAATAAAATAA
- a CDS encoding Coenzyme F420 hydrogenase/dehydrogenase, beta subunit C-terminal domain, translating to MPTLCKYEECTGCQACIQACKHQALRPIQNQHGFIHPYVDEKACIECGLCEIICPILNSVWVKNKLEPRTLAAWHKDMEVRWKSSSGGAFSALADYVLEQRGVVFGAAVTTKCKIKHIGITQRMELDALRRSKYVQSDIGKSYIEAKKFLQDGRLVLFSGTPCQIAGLYAFLRNHQYDNLYTVDFICHGVPSPFVFEEYIKRMETKYGSDIVNINFRDKRNGVEANLLIVFNTLKSGVRIERFKDNSFYHGFISSVFLRDSCYKCQYATMPRYADITLADYRNIGNKKKFEHEKERPLGFTGVMVNNEHGEVLIQNSEIQYEERYFAELASSQPHLKVPISKPSCSDDFFECLKNEGYDKAAKRFLPMSIKKRIEIGARMLLGVKFFYALGKLVRILTGKRSLFIE from the coding sequence ATGCCTACACTTTGCAAATATGAGGAATGTACGGGTTGTCAAGCATGTATTCAAGCATGTAAACATCAAGCGCTTCGACCTATTCAAAACCAACATGGATTTATTCACCCGTATGTTGACGAGAAGGCTTGTATTGAATGTGGCTTATGTGAGATTATATGTCCAATACTTAATTCAGTATGGGTTAAGAATAAGCTAGAACCACGCACTTTAGCAGCTTGGCACAAGGATATGGAGGTACGGTGGAAAAGTAGCTCGGGAGGAGCATTCTCTGCATTGGCAGATTATGTGTTGGAACAACGAGGAGTGGTATTTGGTGCTGCTGTTACTACCAAATGTAAAATAAAACATATCGGTATTACGCAGAGAATGGAGTTGGATGCTTTGCGTCGTTCCAAATATGTGCAAAGTGATATAGGCAAAAGTTATATAGAGGCTAAGAAATTTTTGCAAGATGGACGATTAGTATTATTTAGCGGGACTCCTTGCCAGATTGCAGGTTTATATGCTTTTTTGCGCAATCATCAATATGATAACCTCTATACGGTAGACTTTATTTGTCATGGTGTACCCTCGCCTTTTGTGTTTGAGGAGTATATTAAACGAATGGAAACGAAATATGGGTCTGATATAGTGAATATTAATTTTCGAGATAAGCGAAATGGGGTTGAGGCAAATTTATTGATTGTTTTTAATACTCTAAAATCTGGCGTTAGGATAGAACGATTTAAGGATAATTCTTTTTATCATGGATTTATATCTAGTGTATTTCTTCGCGATAGTTGTTATAAATGTCAATATGCAACAATGCCAAGATATGCAGATATTACTCTGGCTGACTATCGAAATATTGGTAATAAGAAAAAATTTGAGCATGAGAAAGAACGTCCACTTGGTTTCACTGGAGTGATGGTGAATAATGAACATGGAGAAGTTTTAATACAGAACTCGGAAATTCAATATGAGGAGCGATACTTTGCTGAATTAGCCTCAAGTCAACCTCATTTGAAAGTACCTATTTCAAAACCTTCTTGCTCGGATGATTTTTTTGAATGTTTGAAAAATGAAGGGTATGACAAAGCAGCCAAGCGTTTTCTACCAATGTCGATAAAGAAAAGAATAGAAATAGGAGCACGTATGTTACTTGGGGTGAAGTTTTTTTATGCTTTAGGTAAACTTGTACGTATTTTGACTGGTAAACGTTCTTTATTTATTGAATAA
- a CDS encoding glycosyltransferase family 2 protein: protein MNNTIAAIILTKNEAKHIVRCIQSLQEVCDEIIVVDSFSIDNTCELAQSMGARVYKNPWKNYATQFNYGVYECDIQSEWIWRIDADEFLEGDLGKVMKKTLAICVADVNGVYVRKRIDFMGRPLLHGGWYPSYHLKVFRKGHGDCENRWMDEHIRLFDGKAITVNEGNQVDANLNDLTWWTEKHNGYATREMADMLMMEYAMDAKAQEVVPKLFGTEEQRKRWLKIKYIKSPLFIRPFVNFTIRYILKGGFLDGKEGFIWHILQGFWYRMLVDAKVYELKKQCGWNEEMIKTYLKEKFL, encoded by the coding sequence ATGAACAACACTATTGCCGCTATCATTTTAACGAAAAATGAAGCGAAACATATTGTACGTTGCATACAGTCGTTACAAGAGGTGTGTGATGAGATTATTGTAGTGGATTCATTTAGTATAGATAACACGTGTGAATTAGCTCAAAGTATGGGTGCGCGAGTGTATAAAAATCCATGGAAGAATTATGCTACGCAATTTAATTATGGGGTATATGAGTGTGATATTCAATCGGAATGGATTTGGCGTATTGATGCTGACGAGTTTTTAGAGGGGGATTTAGGAAAGGTTATGAAGAAAACTTTGGCTATTTGTGTAGCAGATGTAAATGGAGTGTATGTGCGTAAACGTATAGACTTCATGGGGCGTCCGTTGTTACATGGTGGTTGGTATCCATCATATCACTTAAAGGTGTTTCGTAAGGGACATGGTGACTGTGAAAATAGATGGATGGATGAGCATATCCGCCTCTTTGATGGTAAAGCGATCACTGTGAATGAAGGTAATCAGGTGGATGCCAATCTGAATGATTTGACTTGGTGGACGGAAAAGCATAACGGATATGCAACTCGTGAAATGGCTGATATGCTGATGATGGAGTATGCCATGGATGCTAAAGCACAGGAAGTAGTACCTAAACTTTTTGGAACGGAGGAACAGCGCAAACGTTGGCTAAAGATAAAATATATTAAGTCACCTCTCTTCATACGGCCTTTTGTCAACTTTACTATCCGTTATATTTTGAAAGGCGGTTTTCTTGATGGAAAAGAAGGTTTCATCTGGCACATCTTACAAGGTTTTTGGTACAGAATGCTGGTGGATGCAAAGGTGTATGAGCTGAAGAAGCAATGTGGGTGGAATGAAGAAATGATAAAGACATATTTGAAAGAGAAATTCTTATGA
- a CDS encoding glycosyltransferase family 2 protein, whose translation MKVSIITSCFNRAATIRGAIESVLAQDYNNIEFIVVDGASTDGSLEIIREYEGRISTIISEPDHGMYEAINKGIRVATGDVIGLLHSDDFFYDNGVISRIVKHMKTTRADFLYGDGLFVNPDNTDKIVRNWIGGNYRLWKVRHGWLPLHPTCYIRREVMMRLGLYNESYKIAADSELLLRYLITGGLTITYLEEYIVKMRMGGLSTDRTKRKRMWDEDIRVYASHGMAPTLTKLEKMAWKVPQFVLALLKR comes from the coding sequence ATGAAAGTATCTATAATAACGTCGTGCTTTAATCGTGCGGCGACGATTCGTGGTGCCATAGAAAGTGTCTTGGCGCAGGATTATAATAATATAGAGTTTATTGTTGTAGATGGGGCGAGTACGGATGGTTCGTTAGAGATTATTAGAGAATATGAAGGCCGTATCTCAACTATTATTTCGGAGCCTGATCATGGAATGTATGAAGCAATCAATAAGGGAATTCGTGTGGCTACAGGTGATGTAATAGGGTTGTTACATTCGGATGATTTTTTCTATGATAATGGGGTCATAAGCCGCATTGTAAAGCATATGAAGACTACTCGAGCAGATTTTCTGTATGGTGACGGACTTTTTGTGAATCCCGATAATACTGACAAGATAGTACGTAACTGGATTGGCGGTAATTATCGTTTGTGGAAGGTACGTCATGGCTGGCTTCCATTACATCCTACTTGTTATATTCGGCGCGAGGTAATGATGAGACTAGGTCTTTATAATGAGAGTTATAAGATTGCTGCGGATAGTGAATTGCTGCTGCGTTATCTTATTACGGGTGGACTCACGATAACCTATTTGGAAGAATATATTGTAAAGATGCGTATGGGCGGGCTTTCTACTGACAGAACTAAGCGTAAAAGGATGTGGGATGAGGATATACGGGTGTATGCTTCGCATGGTATGGCTCCTACGCTGACAAAGCTAGAGAAAATGGCATGGAAAGTCCCACAGTTTGTATTAGCATTGTTGAAACGCTAA
- the rfbB gene encoding dTDP-glucose 4,6-dehydratase, with product MNKRNIIITGGAGFIGSHVVRLFVNKYPDYHIINLDKLTYAGNLANLKDVEDKPNYTFMKADICDFEMMLKLMEEYKVDGIIHLAAESHVDRSIKDPFIFARTNVMGTLALLQAAKLYWEAQPEKYEGKRFYHISTDEVYGALELTHPEGMQSEISAHEVYGTEFFKETTKYNPHSPYSASKASSDHFVRAFHDTYGMPTVVTNCSNNYGPYQFPEKLIPLFINNIRHRKPLPVYGKGENVRDWLYVVDHARAIDVIFHNGKVADTYNIGGFNEWKNIDIIHVIIKTVDRLLGNPKGYSEELITYVMDRMGHDLRYAIDSTKLKNELGWEPSLQFEEGIEKTVQWYLDNQEWMDNITSGAYENYYEDMYKNR from the coding sequence ATGAATAAAAGAAATATTATCATTACCGGTGGCGCCGGATTTATTGGTAGCCACGTGGTACGCTTGTTTGTGAACAAGTATCCTGATTATCACATAATCAATTTGGATAAGCTGACCTATGCGGGAAATCTGGCTAACCTGAAGGATGTAGAGGATAAACCTAACTATACCTTTATGAAAGCGGATATCTGCGACTTTGAAATGATGTTGAAGTTGATGGAGGAGTATAAGGTGGATGGCATTATTCACTTGGCTGCTGAGAGCCATGTGGATCGTAGTATCAAAGATCCTTTTATCTTTGCTCGCACGAATGTGATGGGTACGTTGGCACTGCTACAAGCAGCTAAACTGTATTGGGAGGCTCAACCTGAAAAATATGAGGGAAAACGTTTTTATCACATCTCTACAGACGAAGTATATGGTGCATTGGAGTTGACTCATCCCGAAGGTATGCAGTCTGAAATTTCCGCTCACGAGGTGTATGGTACTGAGTTCTTCAAGGAGACTACGAAGTATAATCCACACTCGCCCTATTCAGCTTCGAAGGCGAGTAGTGACCACTTTGTGCGTGCTTTCCACGATACCTATGGCATGCCGACTGTGGTGACGAACTGCTCGAACAACTATGGGCCTTATCAGTTTCCCGAGAAGTTGATTCCATTGTTTATCAACAATATTCGTCACCGCAAGCCGCTACCAGTGTATGGTAAAGGCGAAAATGTGCGCGACTGGCTTTATGTGGTGGATCATGCAAGGGCTATAGACGTGATTTTCCACAATGGTAAGGTGGCGGATACATACAATATCGGTGGTTTTAACGAGTGGAAGAATATAGATATTATCCATGTTATTATTAAGACAGTGGATAGATTGTTAGGTAATCCGAAGGGATATAGTGAGGAACTGATTACTTATGTAATGGACCGTATGGGACATGACTTACGCTATGCTATTGACTCTACGAAACTGAAGAATGAATTGGGCTGGGAGCCTAGTCTGCAGTTTGAAGAGGGGATTGAGAAGACGGTGCAGTGGTATCTGGATAATCAGGAGTGGATGGATAATATCACCAGTGGTGCCTATGAGAACTATTACGAGGATATGTATAAGAATAGATAA
- a CDS encoding phage holin family protein, giving the protein MFADDKSIENFQQLFFEFKKYLELQKEYTKLELTEKLTILFSTLIMILVLIILGMVALFYLLFALAYILEPLVGGLMASFAIIAGINVVLIALVIIFRKQLIISPMVNFLANLFLTDSNK; this is encoded by the coding sequence ATGTTTGCAGACGATAAAAGTATTGAGAATTTTCAGCAGTTATTTTTCGAGTTCAAGAAGTACTTAGAACTTCAAAAAGAATATACCAAATTAGAATTAACGGAAAAGTTAACCATACTTTTCTCAACGTTAATCATGATATTAGTACTTATTATCCTTGGCATGGTGGCCCTGTTTTACTTGCTTTTCGCATTAGCTTACATTTTGGAACCATTGGTAGGTGGGCTCATGGCAAGTTTTGCCATCATTGCAGGCATCAATGTTGTCCTCATCGCCCTGGTCATTATTTTCCGCAAGCAGCTCATCATCTCTCCGATGGTGAACTTCCTCGCCAATTTATTTTTAACCGATTCAAATAAATAA
- a CDS encoding YtxH domain-containing protein — MKGLNVLAAFLGGAAVGAALGILFAPEKGEDTRHKIAEILRKKGIKLNRSEMENLVDEIAAEMKGEIAE; from the coding sequence ATGAAAGGATTGAATGTATTAGCAGCTTTTTTGGGTGGTGCAGCCGTAGGCGCAGCCCTTGGTATTTTGTTTGCTCCTGAAAAGGGAGAAGATACCCGTCATAAGATCGCCGAGATTCTCCGTAAGAAAGGAATCAAGCTCAACCGCAGTGAAATGGAAAATCTCGTGGATGAGATTGCAGCCGAAATGAAAGGAGAAATAGCAGAGTAA
- a CDS encoding SDR family oxidoreductase, with translation MDNKIVLITGATSGIGKACARKFAKEGWDLILNARNASKLEKLIYELEVEFPKVVTWSFLCDVRSRKKIEASLEELPPEWAEIDLLINNAGLVIGVDKEFEGSLDEWDIMIDTNIKGLLAMTRLVVPGMIERGRGHVINIGSIAGDAAYPGGSVYCATKAAVKALSDGLRIDLVDTPLRVTNIKPGMVETNFSVVRYRGDKEAADNFYKGIRPLTGDDIAETVYFAASAPEHIQIAEVLLMPTNQATGTISYKKKQE, from the coding sequence ATGGATAATAAAATTGTTTTAATAACCGGCGCAACCAGTGGAATTGGTAAAGCTTGTGCCCGTAAATTTGCGAAAGAAGGATGGGACTTGATTTTGAACGCCCGTAATGCTTCAAAATTGGAGAAGTTGATATATGAGTTAGAGGTAGAATTTCCCAAAGTAGTGACGTGGTCGTTTCTTTGTGACGTGCGTAGTCGTAAAAAGATTGAGGCGTCACTGGAAGAGTTACCGCCGGAATGGGCTGAAATCGATTTGCTGATAAACAATGCCGGACTGGTGATCGGAGTGGACAAGGAGTTCGAAGGTAGTCTGGACGAATGGGATATCATGATTGATACGAATATAAAGGGATTATTGGCAATGACGCGTCTTGTGGTTCCTGGTATGATAGAACGCGGACGGGGACATGTTATCAATATCGGTTCCATTGCCGGTGATGCCGCTTATCCGGGTGGAAGCGTGTATTGCGCCACTAAGGCTGCCGTGAAAGCTCTTTCGGATGGCTTGCGGATTGATTTGGTAGATACTCCGTTGAGGGTTACGAATATCAAGCCGGGTATGGTGGAGACTAATTTCTCGGTAGTGCGTTATCGGGGTGATAAAGAAGCTGCTGATAATTTCTATAAAGGAATCCGTCCGTTGACAGGAGATGATATCGCCGAAACGGTTTATTTTGCAGCATCGGCTCCGGAGCATATTCAGATTGCGGAAGTGCTTTTGATGCCAACAAATCAGGCAACAGGTACTATTTCGTATAAGAAAAAGCAGGAATAG
- a CDS encoding SPOR domain-containing protein, which produces MKKLVVLGMGVCLVLAFTSCKSSESAYKKAYEKAKQQELAEPQVEAPVEVTPVVAAPVTTPKVADTSGVRQEKVTVVSGNEGLKDYSIVAGSFGVKANAEGLKDWLDAQGYHSTIAFNADKAMYRVIVSSFADKMAAAEARDAFKAKYPNRSDFQGAWLLYRVY; this is translated from the coding sequence ATGAAAAAATTAGTCGTATTAGGAATGGGAGTATGCTTGGTTCTGGCATTTACATCTTGTAAATCCAGCGAAAGTGCCTATAAGAAAGCTTATGAGAAAGCAAAACAGCAGGAATTGGCAGAACCGCAAGTGGAAGCTCCGGTAGAAGTGACTCCGGTAGTTGCAGCTCCTGTGACAACGCCTAAAGTGGCAGATACATCCGGCGTTCGCCAGGAAAAGGTTACAGTGGTTTCCGGCAATGAAGGATTGAAAGATTACAGCATTGTGGCTGGTAGCTTTGGTGTAAAGGCAAATGCCGAAGGTCTGAAAGACTGGTTGGATGCACAAGGTTATCATTCTACTATCGCATTTAATGCAGACAAGGCAATGTATCGCGTGATTGTCAGCTCATTTGCTGATAAGATGGCTGCTGCTGAAGCTCGCGACGCATTCAAGGCTAAGTATCCGAACCGTTCGGATTTCCAGGGAGCTTGGTTGCTGTATCGTGTATATTGA
- the cysQ gene encoding 3'(2'),5'-bisphosphate nucleotidase CysQ has translation MEQKYVMAAIDAALKAGKEILSIYEDPASDFEIERKADNSPLTIADRKAHEAIVAILDGTPFPVLSEEGKHLDYEVRRTWDTLWIVDPLDGTKEFIKRNGEFTVNIALVQNCVPVMGVIYVPVRKELYFAVEGVGAYKCSGIVSLEDDGVSLEQLIKESERMPLEDARDHFIVVASRSHLSPETEEYIADLKKKHGSVELISSGSSIKICLVAEGKADVYPRFAPTMEWDTAAGHAIARAAGMEVYQAGKNEPLRYNKEDLLNPWFIVEPKREH, from the coding sequence ATGGAACAAAAATATGTAATGGCTGCTATCGACGCGGCATTAAAAGCTGGTAAAGAAATACTTTCTATTTATGAGGATCCGGCATCGGATTTCGAGATAGAACGAAAGGCTGATAACTCTCCGCTGACAATAGCAGACAGGAAGGCGCATGAGGCGATTGTCGCTATTTTGGACGGGACTCCTTTTCCTGTTCTTAGTGAAGAAGGGAAGCATCTGGATTATGAAGTCCGCCGTACATGGGATACTTTATGGATTGTAGATCCGCTGGACGGGACAAAAGAGTTTATCAAGCGCAACGGCGAATTTACTGTAAATATAGCTTTGGTGCAGAATTGCGTACCTGTGATGGGGGTTATTTATGTACCGGTAAGAAAAGAACTTTATTTTGCAGTTGAAGGAGTGGGAGCTTATAAATGTTCCGGTATTGTCAGTCTGGAAGATGACGGAGTGTCATTGGAACAGTTGATAAAGGAATCGGAGCGGATGCCGTTGGAAGATGCTCGCGATCATTTTATAGTGGTGGCTTCCCGTTCGCACCTCTCGCCGGAAACGGAAGAATATATCGCAGATTTGAAGAAAAAACATGGTAGCGTTGAGTTGATATCCAGCGGAAGTTCTATCAAGATCTGTCTGGTTGCGGAAGGAAAGGCTGATGTGTATCCGCGTTTCGCTCCGACAATGGAATGGGACACGGCTGCCGGACATGCGATAGCTCGTGCCGCTGGAATGGAAGTGTATCAGGCCGGAAAAAACGAACCTCTACGATATAACAAGGAAGACTTATTGAATCCGTGGTTTATCGTTGAGCCCAAAAGAGAACACTAA
- a CDS encoding SLC13 family permease, producing MTFEIVFVLLSLLGMVAALVADKMRPGMILFSVVVLFLCVGILTPKEMLEGFSNKGMITVALLFLVSEGIRQSGTLGQVIKKLLPQGKTTVFKAQLRILPSVAFISAFLNNTPVVVIFAPIIKHWAKSVKLPATKFLIPLSYVTILGGICTLIGTSTNLVVHGMILEAGFEGFSMFELGKVGIFIAIAGIIYIFLFSKRLLPDARPDTAVPDEDVEEGEKLHRVEAVLGARFPGINKKLKDFNFQRHYGAEVKEIKTRSGQRFVDNLDDVVLHEGDTLVVMADDTFIPTWGESSVFVLLTNGNEPDTTGKKKRWFALLLLVLMIVGATVGELPITKELFPDIKLDMFFFVSITTIIMAWTNLFPARKYTKYISWDILITIACAFAISKAMVNSGVADCVAKFIIGLSDDYGPHVLLAMLFIITNLFTELITNNAAAALAFPLALSIAAQLGVSPTPFFVVICMAASASFSTPIGYQTNLIVQGIGNYKFTDFVRIGLPLNIITFLISVILIPMIWNF from the coding sequence ATGACATTTGAAATTGTATTTGTACTATTATCCCTATTAGGAATGGTAGCTGCCTTGGTTGCGGATAAGATGCGCCCGGGCATGATACTTTTTTCGGTAGTGGTATTATTTTTGTGTGTCGGGATTCTGACTCCTAAAGAGATGCTTGAAGGGTTTAGCAACAAGGGTATGATTACTGTTGCTTTGCTGTTTCTGGTAAGTGAAGGTATTCGTCAGTCGGGCACACTGGGGCAGGTGATTAAGAAATTGCTACCTCAGGGCAAGACGACAGTGTTTAAGGCGCAGTTGCGTATCTTGCCTTCGGTCGCGTTTATCTCTGCTTTCCTGAATAATACCCCTGTTGTGGTTATTTTTGCTCCGATTATCAAGCATTGGGCAAAGTCGGTAAAACTCCCTGCTACTAAGTTTTTGATTCCTCTTTCGTATGTGACTATTTTGGGTGGTATTTGTACGCTGATCGGTACTTCTACCAATCTGGTGGTGCACGGGATGATATTGGAAGCCGGGTTTGAGGGCTTTTCGATGTTTGAACTTGGAAAGGTGGGAATCTTTATCGCAATTGCCGGGATTATTTATATATTTCTTTTCTCTAAACGCCTGTTGCCGGATGCACGTCCGGATACGGCTGTACCTGATGAAGATGTGGAAGAAGGAGAAAAATTGCACAGGGTGGAAGCTGTTTTGGGTGCCCGTTTCCCGGGTATCAATAAAAAATTGAAGGACTTTAATTTCCAACGTCATTACGGTGCCGAAGTGAAAGAAATCAAGACACGTAGCGGACAGCGGTTCGTGGATAATCTGGACGATGTGGTGCTTCACGAAGGTGACACGTTGGTAGTGATGGCGGATGATACGTTTATCCCGACATGGGGTGAGTCTTCGGTATTCGTGCTGCTGACAAACGGTAATGAACCGGATACTACCGGAAAGAAGAAACGCTGGTTTGCTTTACTGTTATTGGTGTTGATGATTGTCGGTGCAACAGTGGGAGAGCTTCCGATAACGAAGGAATTGTTTCCGGACATCAAGCTGGATATGTTTTTCTTTGTTTCTATTACTACTATTATCATGGCATGGACGAATCTGTTCCCTGCCCGTAAATATACTAAATATATATCGTGGGATATCCTGATTACTATTGCCTGCGCGTTTGCTATCAGTAAGGCGATGGTGAATTCGGGTGTGGCTGATTGCGTAGCGAAGTTCATTATCGGGTTAAGTGATGATTACGGGCCGCATGTATTGCTTGCCATGTTGTTTATCATCACGAATTTGTTTACAGAGTTGATTACGAACAATGCGGCTGCCGCTTTGGCATTCCCGTTGGCACTGTCGATTGCCGCCCAATTGGGGGTAAGCCCGACGCCTTTCTTTGTCGTGATCTGTATGGCCGCATCTGCCAGTTTCTCTACGCCTATCGGTTATCAGACTAATTTGATTGTGCAAGGTATCGGTAACTATAAGTTTACGGATTTTGTCCGCATCGGTTTGCCGCTTAATATCATTACCTTCTTGATCTCTGTAATTTTGATTCCGATGATTTGGAACTTTTAA
- the cysC gene encoding adenylyl-sulfate kinase, translating to MEEKNHIYPIFDRMMTRQDKEELLGQHSVMIWFTGLSGSGKSTIAIALERELHKRGLLCRILDGDNIRSGINNNLGFSETDRVENIRRIAEVSKLFLDSGIITIAAFISPNNDIREMAANIIGKEDFLEIFVSTPLEECEKRDVKGLYAKARKGEIQNFTGISAPFEVPEHPALSLDTSKLSLEESVNRLLELILPKVKKNV from the coding sequence ATGGAAGAAAAGAATCATATATATCCCATATTCGACCGCATGATGACACGGCAGGATAAAGAGGAACTCCTGGGACAGCATAGCGTGATGATTTGGTTTACCGGACTGAGCGGGTCGGGGAAGAGTACAATCGCTATTGCGCTGGAACGTGAACTTCATAAGCGTGGATTGCTTTGCCGTATCTTGGATGGTGATAATATCCGTAGTGGAATTAATAATAACCTGGGATTCTCGGAGACTGACCGGGTGGAAAATATCCGTCGTATAGCCGAGGTTTCCAAATTGTTTTTGGATAGCGGTATTATTACGATTGCAGCGTTTATCAGTCCGAATAACGATATTCGTGAAATGGCGGCAAATATTATCGGCAAGGAAGATTTCCTGGAGATTTTCGTAAGTACTCCGTTGGAAGAGTGTGAAAAGCGCGATGTAAAGGGGTTGTATGCGAAAGCACGTAAAGGAGAGATTCAGAACTTTACAGGAATTTCTGCTCCGTTTGAAGTTCCGGAGCATCCGGCCTTATCATTGGATACTTCTAAGTTGAGCTTGGAAGAGTCGGTAAATCGTTTGCTGGAGCTGATTTTGCCCAAAGTAAAAAAGAATGTTTAG